A single region of the Candidatus Paceibacterota bacterium genome encodes:
- the purF gene encoding amidophosphoribosyltransferase has protein sequence MNDYPKHYCGIFGVYGHPNAAELTYYGLYALQHRGQESAGIVTSDGKQFHPHKGMGLVSQVFKGNVLQDMAGSIGIGHTRYSTTGSSHLRNAQPLTVDCVRGQIAIAHNGNLTNAARLREELEAQGSIFQTTVDSEIILHLLAQPTLPGQGSSLVQTLHRIEGAYSLVIMTETELIGLRDPHGFRPLCLGRIDGAWVLASETCALDLINARYVRDVEPGEIVTINRDGLTSMQAFPGHGRRAFCIFEYVYFARPDSTIANRSVYKVRVEMGRQLAREHPIAADVVVPVPDSGNCAALGYSLESGIPFEMAFVRNHYVGRSFLQPSQLIRDFDVRVKLNLIEELVKGKRVIVVDDSIVRGTTCKTRVNNLKEAGAREVHVLVSCPPHMNPCVYGIDFPDRNKLMAANLSLEEIRGYLNADSLCYLSQAGMVKATGLPANAFCMACYDGDYPVPFDPAVDKHIIERRNGRRSGLAEAPSREQAQRKPM, from the coding sequence ATGAATGACTATCCGAAGCACTATTGCGGCATCTTTGGCGTTTACGGCCATCCAAATGCCGCGGAACTGACCTATTACGGGCTCTATGCCTTGCAGCATCGCGGGCAGGAGAGCGCGGGGATCGTCACATCTGATGGGAAGCAGTTCCACCCCCACAAAGGCATGGGGCTCGTGTCCCAGGTCTTCAAGGGGAACGTTCTGCAGGACATGGCCGGCTCGATCGGCATTGGCCACACCCGCTATTCGACCACCGGCTCGTCGCACTTGCGCAATGCCCAGCCGCTCACGGTGGACTGCGTTCGCGGGCAGATCGCGATCGCCCACAATGGCAACCTGACCAACGCCGCCCGATTGCGCGAGGAACTGGAGGCCCAAGGCTCGATCTTCCAGACCACCGTGGACAGCGAGATCATCCTGCATTTGCTGGCGCAGCCGACTTTGCCGGGGCAGGGGAGCAGTCTCGTCCAAACCCTCCACCGCATCGAAGGCGCCTACTCGCTGGTCATCATGACCGAGACCGAGCTGATCGGCCTGCGCGACCCGCACGGATTCCGCCCGTTATGCCTCGGGCGGATCGACGGCGCCTGGGTGTTGGCCAGCGAGACCTGCGCCCTGGATTTGATTAACGCCCGCTACGTGCGCGACGTGGAGCCCGGGGAGATCGTGACCATCAACCGGGATGGTCTCACCAGCATGCAGGCGTTTCCGGGACACGGGCGCCGCGCGTTCTGCATCTTCGAGTATGTCTATTTCGCGCGGCCCGACAGCACCATCGCCAACCGGAGCGTCTATAAAGTGCGCGTCGAGATGGGCCGCCAGCTCGCGCGCGAGCATCCGATCGCGGCGGACGTCGTCGTGCCCGTGCCCGACAGCGGTAACTGCGCCGCCCTGGGCTATTCGCTTGAATCGGGCATCCCCTTTGAGATGGCCTTCGTGCGCAACCACTATGTGGGACGCAGCTTCCTCCAGCCCTCGCAGCTCATCCGTGACTTCGATGTGCGCGTGAAGCTCAACCTTATCGAGGAGCTGGTGAAGGGCAAGCGCGTCATCGTGGTGGACGATTCCATCGTGCGCGGCACCACCTGCAAGACCCGGGTAAACAACCTCAAGGAAGCCGGCGCCAGGGAGGTGCACGTGCTCGTGAGCTGCCCGCCGCATATGAACCCGTGCGTCTATGGCATTGATTTCCCCGACCGCAACAAGCTCATGGCGGCGAATCTCTCGCTGGAGGAAATCCGCGGTTACCTCAACGCCGACTCCCTTTGCTACCTCTCCCAGGCGGGCATGGTCAAGGCAACCGGCCTGCCCGCCAACGCCTTCTGCATGGCCTGCTACGATGGGGACTACCCGGTCCCCTTTGACCCGGCTGTGGACAAACACATCATCGAGCGCCGTAACGGCCGGCGGTCCGGTCTGGCCGAGGCGCCGAGCCGGGAGCAGGCGCAGCGCAAGCCGATGTAA